The following is a genomic window from Nitrospira sp..
GATTGCACATCATTCTGTCAAGAGAGTTCGGGCTATCGCTGTCTCTAACTGACTGTCTCACGGAAGGGGTTCATCCCAAAACACTGTGCTAAATTTGTGCTAAGAATTTTCAAAACCCACCCATACCCCTCGAATCGATCGAATCAGTGGAATGCATGCAAGCCACTGTTTTCGTAGTAAAAACGGGGAAACCATTTGAAACACCGAGCATTCTAAAAACTGTCCTGGCCTGATTCCTAAACCGCGGGTCGTACGTTCAATTCGTATCGGGGGCACCAACTTCATCCCCGCTCCAGTCGCGGCACAGGCTGCACTGGACGCGGGGATTCTTATTTTCAGCGCGCTCCCCACTTACCTTCAACCGATCACATCCGACCAAAAACCGTCAGTTGGGGTGGCCTTGGCAATCGGTGGCCCAAGCTCAGGAAACACGTGAGGTTCTTGCCTGCTCTGGCAACGATGGGTTTTGGTCGTCTGGATGTTGCCCGAGCGCTCACGACCATCGAGATCACTTCGCCGCGAGAGGGGCAGGTAATGAAGATGGCCTGATCCCTCTCACCGACTCCAAGGCGGCGTAATCGTCTGCGGAGGCGAAGTTCCCTCAAACAGTCCAGGAGCCCGTTTGGGAGGGAGCGCAGGGAGGGCCTGGCCGTCCCCTTCGACATTGCGCTTGAGCCGGACCACCAGAGCACCCATCACATCCCATTGCTGAAAATTCGTGCGCGCCGCGCGGGGATGTCGGTTGTGGCAATCGACACAGGAGCGCACCAACGCCAAGTCCGCCGACACCGCCTTGAATTCATCGCCGTCGATAAAACCAATGACGCCGCGCTGTCGATCCTTCTCCAACTGCAGCAACGCATTCATCTCCGCATCCGTACGGGGGCGGTTCGCAGGATTCAGTGGCGTCAAACCGATGAGGCCGATCTCCATACCCTTCACCTGTTCCGCGGCCTCCTTGACGAACTGAGCCGGGAGCGGGAGGAAATGCGCATCCTTTTCCCAATCCTCTCGCGTCGACAGGCCCGCACCACGGGTATGTTCGACCACGTGGAGCACATAGGCGGTGCGAAAGGCTTTGACGATGTTGAGGATATAGCCGGCCGTCTGGTCAAAAGAAGGTTCGGCCCTGGTGGCACCCAAACCGGAGAGGGTTAGGCCACTGCACAGACTGACCGCAATGACCATTCGACGCATGCGCATAACGCCTCACAATGGTTCGGTTCAGAAGTGATGGAATCGGCACACTATCGCGCGAAGCCTAGCCTATCGAACATCGCCGGTCAACCAGCCACGGTTGCCTCGTTGTCTGGCAGGCCTGCACCTTTCCCGGGTTAACTCTTCACGGAATTCCTTGCCTGCACTTTTCACGATGACTTCTATTGCAATGAGCCACCGTCAAGAGGTGTGTAAAAGAACTTCAGGCGGCGATGTTTTTCGGCTGACGGCTCGCTTCGCTCCTCACCTGTCCTGATTGCTTCCGCACCCCGTCCGTAAACTTGCCTCCAGAGGCCACCAGGGGCAGCAGCTCCGTCGCATTGAGCCTTCTCCACGTCTTCTCGGCGACGGTGAGCATCTTCCAGATGATTGCCTTGGCGCTCTCGACCCGTTTGTAGCGGCGTGAGGCGTCCGTCCGAAGCCGCACGGCCGCGAAGGGTGACTCCACGATGTTCGTTGTTCTGAGGTGAATCCAGTGCTCTTTCGGGAAGGAATAGAACGTGACCATCCGGTCCCAGTCCCGCACGAGCGTCTCCACGGCCTTCTGGTCCGTCTTGTTGTACGTGCGGACGAATTTGTCGCGCAGCTGCTCGCACTCGGCCTGGGTCTCGGCATAGGGCATCGCCTTGAGCAGCTCGGCCGCCTTCTGCTGCTCTTTCTTGGGCACCGCGTCCAAGACATTGGTGATCTTGTGATTCCAGCACCGCTGCTCCTTACCGGTGGGATGGAGTTCCCCGAGAGCGGCCCAGATGCCAAGGTGTCCGTCAGCGACCGTGAGCTGCGGAAACTTCAGTCCACGCTCCCGCAGACTGCGCAGGACCTTCAGCCACGACTCCTTGCTCTCCCGCTCGCCGCTCTCGCAGGCCAGCACGATCTTTTTGCCGCTAGCGAGCGCTCCCACGATCGTCAGCAGCGCCGCCTTTCGGTCTTCGATCCCGGCCTTCACATACAGACCATCAGCCCACCAGTAGACGACCTCCAGGGCCGACACATCCCGCGTCTTCCAGGCCTCGTATTCCAGTTCGAATCGGGCCTTGAGTCGCTGGATGGAACTGGCCGACAGCGGTGCCCCCTCACCGAGCAGCCCCCTCAGAGCGAGTTCGAAATCCCCGCTTGAGAGCCCGTGCAGATATAGCTCCGGCAGCACCTCACCGACTTCCCGGGTGCGGCGCGTAAACAGCGGCAGCACCTTGCTCTTGAAGCGCTCCTCCAGGTCCCGAACTCTGGGGCGCCACACCGTCACCGTCCCGCAGCTCATCGAAACATGGCGAGGGTTTCCGTAGCCGTTCCGACTGCCCTTAGGCGGGTCCAGCGGGGACACCCGTTCCCGCCGCTCATGCCGTTGGCGGCCCAGGAACGTGGTCACCTCTTCCTCCAGGATGCGCTGGAGCTGGTCCTGAATCTGCCCTCTGGCCCACTGCTCCAGCGTGTCGTAACACACCTCGCTTGACTCGACCGCCTCGTGTCTGCTCTTCTCACGCATGGTGGCGTATCCTTTCCCCTCCGCTCCAACGGAGGCTTGGTTGGTTGATGTCCAACCGAAAGGTTACGCCGCCTTTATCCTATTTCCACACCTTCTGATAGTAGCTCATTGCAATCGTCGATATGTCGTTGTGACGAGTCTGAATACGGACTACGGTGATCCGGAACGTGACGCCTGATCGAGTGCCGGGGACATGATTGAAAATTCGTAACGGGTGGCGTAGAGGATGAGGCACGAATGGACAGGCTGCGGGAGGCTCGCAGAAGGCATCTTCGGTTTCCGTCCGGCCTATTGGCGAACGTGCGGCCGACGCTTCACGCACAGGTTGTCTCGACACTGTTTGCAGGAGGCCCGATCATGAACGTACGGATTGTGTTCGCGTTCTTCCTACTCTTGTTTGTCGGTGCGCCCGTCCACGCACAGACCCCTTGTACAGATTGTCTCAACACAGCTGATGCGGAGGCGAGAAAATGCTTCGGGAATGCCATCAGTGCGAACGACAAGGTCGCGTGCCTGGATAATCGGGAAGCGCAGGCAAAGGCCTGTCGAAACAGAGAATGCCAGATTGAGAGAATTGAGAAAGAGGAAAGTGTGACGAGCAACGCGCAACCGACGCCCGGCCGGCCAGGCCAGGCGCTGTACATACCGACGGCAGGTGAATGGCTGACGGTCACCATGCGCGCCGGCCTCAGGCGAGAGGCGAGTCCCGACCAGCCCTATTCGCTCGACATCATGCTCGTGGATCCCGAGACACTCCAGATCGTCGTTCGATATCAACCCACCGTGAACCGAGAAAACATGAACCGAACCATTGCCGCCGCTCAGGAGGCGATCAAGAGTACGGCCAAAAGTTACGGGTGGGAGAAATGGGTCAAGATTCGGGAAACCGTCGAGCCGTACTCCGCTAAAAAATGAACCCTGTGCTAAGTCGGCCGCTTTTCCGGAGTTCTGCGCTACTTGGCCGACGGTCGCGATCGTCGGCCCCGATGCCCTTTCGGGCATTCTCACGTCTGCCGCTATGGCCGACAGAATCAGGCAATATGAGGTGCAGCGGACGAGTCATGAACGGAAGTCCACGCTCCCGGCTAAGGATGTCAACGGGAGGCAACGAATGGCGATACCACGCACTCTCAGTCGGAGTTGTGTTATTCGGTCGAGAAAATTCAATTTGTATCATGAACAAGACCAGAATGAGGAAGGCGATAAACATCCCAACGCCGACCAGCCATATTGAGACACGGTCGTCTCGAGATTGCCGCTCTTGCTGAAAGAGTTCTTTCAGCGCCTGGCTCGCGAGAAGATTATCGATCTCTTCTTCGGAAATTTTTACGGTGGGAGTAGTCATGTGGCAATTCTTCCATCCGCAGGAGTCCGATAACCGAGACGTACTACGTTTCTACTCCATAGCGACTCTGGCTCAACGTCGAGTGATCCGACCGATCCAGACGACCCACACCGAGAACCACATCCTGTCGAGGCCAGTACTACATCTGTCGCGTGACCTGTTTCAAACTGACACTGAAGCTTCCTTCTCACTACATAGAGAATACGGTGGCCGATAGGTGCTGATACTGGCATAAGACCATCTCCTGAGCCGACAAGAAGCTTGGAACCGCAGGTTGATCGGAACGTCACCACCGTTGCCTGCGGAACGCAGAACTAGTAAGCAAGTGTTGGTCCGACTTGAGGGAACCATAAAAATTTCTAAGATTGCCCGGAAGGTGTTAAAAACCAAACGGATGAATGAAACACTCCAAACAGGATTTCAGGCAGCC
Proteins encoded in this region:
- a CDS encoding Mobile element protein — translated: MREKSRHEAVESSEVCYDTLEQWARGQIQDQLQRILEEEVTTFLGRQRHERRERVSPLDPPKGSRNGYGNPRHVSMSCGTVTVWRPRVRDLEERFKSKVLPLFTRRTREVGEVLPELYLHGLSSGDFELALRGLLGEGAPLSASSIQRLKARFELEYEAWKTRDVSALEVVYWWADGLYVKAGIEDRKAALLTIVGALASGKKIVLACESGERESKESWLKVLRSLRERGLKFPQLTVADGHLGIWAALGELHPTGKEQRCWNHKITNVLDAVPKKEQQKAAELLKAMPYAETQAECEQLRDKFVRTYNKTDQKAVETLVRDWDRMVTFYSFPKEHWIHLRTTNIVESPFAAVRLRTDASRRYKRVESAKAIIWKMLTVAEKTWRRLNATELLPLVASGGKFTDGVRKQSGQVRSEASRQPKNIAA